One Salvelinus fontinalis isolate EN_2023a chromosome 27, ASM2944872v1, whole genome shotgun sequence genomic region harbors:
- the LOC129825409 gene encoding SAYSvFN domain-containing protein 1-like, translating to MEQKLAEFRARRRADVAARKSESFQKQPINSSDNGSTLKSDSCQSSTADPDTQELTDNPVSAVHQATRTKHWGDDWLLESTLGQWLGSERLAFTNLTLLKVLLWLVLLGLFAELEFGLPFFLISLFYWLYEGLRSPTARQPGEMSAYSVFNPDCQPLLGALTAEQLEGEMGYRPLANR from the exons ATGGAGCAAAAGCTTGCGGAGTTCAGGGCCCGAAGAAGGGCTGATGTGGCCGCTAGGAAGAGCGAATCTTTTCAAAAACAACCCATAAACTCATCGGACAATGGCAGCACTTTGAAGTCGGACAGTTGCCAGTCATCAACAGCTGATCCAGACACACAGGAGTTGACAGATAATCCAGTCTCTGCTGTCCATCAGGCTACAAGGACTAAACATTGGGGG GATGACTGGCTGCTGGAGAGCACTCTGGGTCAATGGCTTGGTTCAGAGCGACTGGCTTTCACAAATCTGACTTTGCTGAAGGTGTTGCTTTGGCTGGTTCTACTTGGGCTGTTCGCGGAGCTGGAATTCGGGTTGCCTTTCTTCCTAATCTCCCTCTTCTACTGGCTGTATGAGGGGCTGCGGAGCCCAACTGCACGCCAACCTGGAGAAATGAGTGCTTACTCAGTGTTCAACCCAGACTGTCAGCCTCTCCTGGGTGCACTTACAGCTGAgcagctagagggagagatgggctaCAGACCACTGGCCAACAGATGA
- the LOC129825411 gene encoding SAYSvFN domain-containing protein 1-like, translating to MQPITTPGIGSTLKSASWESSADKDAQELTKHQMPAVPQATGTLQCGDDCLLDCILGRRLGSRQLGFANRTLLKVLLWLVLLGLFAELAFGLPFFLISLFYWLYQGLRSPAKRQPGELSAYSVFNPDCQPLMGTLTAEQLDCEMGILQLTM from the exons ATGCAGCCCATAACAACACCTGGCATTGGAAGCACTTTGAAGTCGGCCAGTTGGGAGTCATCAGCTGATAAAGACGCACAGGAGTTGACAAAACATCAGATGCCTGCTGTACCTCAGGCTACAGGGACTTTACAGTGTGGG GATGACTGTCTGCTGGACTGCATTCTGGGTCGAAGGCTTGGTTCAAGGCAACTTGGTTTTGCAAACCGGACTTTGCTGAAGGTGTTGCTTTGGCTGGTTCTGCTTGGGCTGTTCGCTGAGCTGGCCTTCGGGTTGCCTTTCTTCCTAATCTCCCTCTTCTACTGGCTCTACCAGGGGCTGCGGAGCCCAGCTAAACGTCAACCTGGAGAACTGAGCGCTTACTCAGTATTCAACCCTGACTGTCAGCCTCTCATGGGCACCCTCACAGCAGAGCAGTTGGACTGTGAAATGGGAATACTTCAGCTAACCATGTAA